In Hyphomicrobium denitrificans 1NES1, one DNA window encodes the following:
- the rplD gene encoding 50S ribosomal protein L4: MKAEVTNLDASKAGDIDLADEIFGLEVRNDLIHRMVRYQTLKRMAGTHHAQDRSEVAVTGKKMTKQKGTGGARHGDKSAPQFRGGGKAFGPKPRSHAIELPKKVRALALRHALSSKAKAGEIVVIDKATSEGKTGALKAQFAKLSLDNALIIDGAELEPTFARAARNIPNIDVLPVQGINVYDILRRKKLVLTRAAVAALEARFK; this comes from the coding sequence ATGAAAGCTGAAGTCACGAACCTCGACGCCAGCAAGGCGGGCGACATCGATCTCGCCGACGAGATCTTCGGTCTTGAGGTCAGGAACGATCTCATTCACCGCATGGTGCGCTATCAGACGCTGAAGCGTATGGCCGGCACGCATCACGCCCAGGATCGCTCTGAAGTCGCGGTCACAGGCAAGAAGATGACGAAGCAGAAGGGTACCGGCGGCGCCCGTCACGGCGACAAGTCGGCACCGCAGTTCCGCGGCGGCGGCAAGGCCTTCGGCCCGAAGCCACGTTCGCATGCGATCGAGCTGCCGAAGAAGGTTCGCGCCCTGGCGCTGCGCCACGCACTCTCTTCGAAAGCGAAAGCCGGTGAGATCGTCGTCATCGACAAGGCGACGTCGGAAGGCAAGACCGGCGCGCTGAAGGCGCAGTTTGCAAAGCTATCGCTCGACAATGCGCTGATTATCGACGGCGCGGAACTCGAGCCGACCTTCGCACGCGCAGCCCGTAATATTCCGAATATCGACGTGCTTCCGGTTCAGGGCATCAACGTCTACGACATTCTGCGTCGTAAGAAGCTGGTTCTGACCCGTGCCGCCGTCGCAGCGCTGGAGGCGCGGTTCAAATGA
- the rplC gene encoding 50S ribosomal protein L3, translating into MRSGVIAQKVGMTRIFTDAGEHVPVTVLRLENLQVLSHRTVEKNGYTAIQVGGGTRKPSRLTKADRGTFAKAEVEPKRKIAEFRVSPENLIEVGAEITADHFVPGQFVDVTGTTQGKGFQGAMKRWNFGGLRATHGVSVTHRAHGSTGQRQDPGKVFKGKKMAGHLGDERVTTQNLVVAKIDKARGLVMVRGAVPGSKGGWVIVRDAVKKAAPADLPKPGAFTARGEAKKEGA; encoded by the coding sequence ATGCGTTCCGGGGTGATTGCACAGAAGGTGGGTATGACCCGCATCTTTACAGATGCCGGCGAGCATGTCCCCGTGACCGTGCTGAGATTGGAGAACCTGCAGGTTCTCTCCCATCGCACGGTGGAAAAGAACGGCTACACCGCCATTCAGGTCGGCGGCGGTACGCGGAAGCCCTCGCGGTTGACGAAGGCGGATCGCGGCACGTTCGCGAAGGCCGAAGTCGAGCCGAAGCGCAAGATCGCAGAGTTTCGTGTCAGTCCTGAGAACCTGATCGAAGTCGGCGCCGAAATCACGGCCGATCATTTTGTTCCAGGCCAGTTCGTCGACGTCACGGGTACGACGCAGGGTAAGGGTTTCCAGGGCGCCATGAAGCGCTGGAACTTCGGCGGCCTTCGCGCCACGCACGGCGTTTCGGTCACGCACCGCGCGCACGGTTCGACCGGTCAGCGCCAGGACCCCGGCAAGGTGTTCAAGGGCAAGAAGATGGCCGGCCACTTGGGCGACGAGCGTGTCACGACGCAGAACCTCGTCGTCGCCAAGATCGACAAGGCTCGTGGCCTTGTCATGGTGCGCGGAGCGGTTCCGGGCTCGAAGGGCGGCTGGGTCATCGTCCGCGATGCGGTGAAGAAAGCGGCTCCGGCCGACCTGCCGAAGCCGGGTGCGTTCACAGCTCGCGGCGAAGCGAAGAAGGAAGGCGCGTGA
- the rpsJ gene encoding 30S ribosomal protein S10 — MHGQNIRIRLKAFDHRILDASTREIVNTAKRTGAEVRGPIPLPTRIERFTVNRSPHIDKKSREQFEMRTHKRLLDIVDPTPQTVDALMKLDLAAGVDVEIKL; from the coding sequence ATGCACGGCCAAAACATCCGCATCCGGCTCAAGGCGTTCGATCATCGTATTCTCGATGCATCGACCCGTGAGATCGTGAATACGGCTAAACGCACCGGTGCTGAGGTTCGTGGTCCGATTCCGCTACCGACCCGCATCGAACGTTTTACGGTCAACCGTTCGCCGCACATCGATAAGAAGAGTCGCGAGCAGTTCGAAATGCGGACGCACAAACGGCTTCTCGACATCGTCGATCCGACACCGCAGACGGTTGATGCATTGATGAAGCTTGATCTTGCCGCCGGCGTGGACGTCGAGATCAAACTTTAA
- the tuf gene encoding elongation factor Tu: MAKAKFERSKPHCNVGTIGHVDHGKTTLTAALTKVSADRGWTSQAINYDEVAKASESQGRRDPTKILTIATSHVEYATPNRHYAHVDCPGHADYVKNMITGAAQMDGAILVVSAVDGPMPQTREHILLARQVGVPKIVVFLNKCDIVEDQELLDLVEMEVRELLSKYNFPGDDTPVIRGAAVKALNGEKGPLADEAIIKLYEAMDSFIPIPERPKDQPFLMPIEDVFSISGRGTVVTGRIERGTIKVGEEVEIVGIRDTQKSVVTGVEMFRKLLDSGEAGDNVGCLLRGIDKDSVERGQVLCKPGTVKPHKKFTAEAYILNKEEGGRHTPFFTNYRPQFYFRTTDVTGTVKLAEGTEMVMPGDNVSVTVELVSPIAMEEKVRFAIREGGRTVGAGVVTKIIE; the protein is encoded by the coding sequence ATGGCCAAAGCAAAATTCGAGCGGAGCAAGCCGCACTGCAACGTCGGTACGATCGGACACGTCGACCATGGCAAGACGACGCTGACGGCGGCATTGACCAAGGTTTCGGCTGACCGCGGCTGGACCTCGCAGGCAATCAACTACGACGAAGTTGCCAAGGCTTCCGAATCTCAGGGCCGCCGCGACCCGACGAAGATTCTGACGATCGCCACCTCGCACGTCGAGTACGCGACGCCGAATCGTCACTATGCCCACGTCGACTGCCCCGGCCACGCCGACTACGTGAAGAACATGATCACGGGCGCTGCGCAGATGGACGGCGCCATTCTCGTCGTCTCCGCTGTCGACGGCCCGATGCCGCAGACGCGCGAGCACATTCTTCTCGCCCGCCAGGTCGGCGTGCCGAAGATCGTCGTCTTCCTGAACAAATGCGACATCGTCGAAGACCAGGAACTTCTCGATCTCGTCGAAATGGAAGTGCGCGAGCTTCTCTCGAAGTACAACTTCCCGGGCGACGACACGCCTGTCATCCGCGGCGCCGCCGTCAAGGCGCTCAACGGTGAGAAGGGTCCGCTCGCCGACGAAGCGATCATCAAACTCTACGAGGCGATGGACAGCTTCATCCCGATCCCCGAGCGTCCGAAGGATCAGCCGTTCCTGATGCCGATCGAAGACGTCTTCTCGATCTCGGGCCGTGGTACCGTCGTCACCGGCCGTATCGAGCGCGGCACGATCAAGGTCGGCGAGGAAGTCGAGATCGTCGGCATCCGCGACACGCAGAAGTCGGTCGTCACGGGCGTCGAAATGTTCCGCAAGCTGCTCGACTCGGGCGAGGCTGGTGACAACGTCGGCTGCCTGCTGCGCGGCATCGACAAGGATTCGGTCGAGCGTGGTCAGGTTCTCTGCAAGCCGGGCACCGTCAAGCCGCACAAGAAGTTCACGGCTGAGGCCTACATCCTGAACAAGGAAGAGGGTGGCCGTCACACGCCGTTCTTCACGAACTATCGTCCGCAGTTCTATTTCCGCACGACCGACGTGACGGGCACCGTCAAGCTCGCCGAAGGCACGGAAATGGTTATGCCGGGCGACAACGTCTCGGTCACCGTCGAGCTCGTCTCGCCGATCGCCATGGAAGAGAAGGTGCGCTTCGCAATTCGCGAAGGCGGCCGCACCGTCGGCGCCGGCGTCGTCACGAAAATTATCGAGTAG
- the fusA gene encoding elongation factor G, whose protein sequence is MARQYPIEDYRNFGIMAHIDAGKTTTTERILYYTGKSYKIGEVHDGAATMDFMDQEAERGITITSAATTCFWTGRDGKKRRLNIIDTPGHVDFTIEVERSLRVLDGAVCVLDSNQGVEPQTETVWRQGDKYNVPRIIFANKMDKTGADFYMCVEDIKTKLGARPVPLQIPIGAESNFQGVVDLIKMKSYIWDGDGKDAKMVEGEIPADLVDKANEFRAAMIEAAVEMDDTALEAFLEGKEPDADTLRKLIRKATVKGAFYPMFCGSAFKNKGVQPLLDAVVDFLPAPVDREAYKGIDPKTGDELLRKPSDSEPLSMIAFKIMSFEHVGSITFCRIYSGKLEQGMALANTSRDKKERAGRMYLMHAADREEIKEAFAGDIVALQGLKDTRTGETLCDPAKPVILEKMEFPEPVIEMKIEPKTKADQEKMAIALNTLSLEDPSFRVSVHPESGETILKGMGELHLDIKVDILKRTYGVEAMTGAPQVAYRETLARPTEIDYTHKKQTGGTGQFARVKLKLEPNEVGKGNEFSTSIVGGSIPKEYIPGVEKGVKSVWDNGILIGFPMVDMKVNLFDGAFHEVDSSAIAFEIATRAAMKEGCEKAGVKILEPVMDVEVVSPGEFVGGIIGDINSRRGQIRTQEMRGNATVIRAYVPLANMFGYINTLRSMSTGRAQYTMQFAHYADVPRNVADEVKAKYA, encoded by the coding sequence ATGGCCCGACAGTACCCGATCGAGGATTACCGCAACTTCGGCATCATGGCTCACATCGATGCTGGAAAAACCACGACGACCGAGCGGATCCTCTATTACACCGGCAAGTCCTATAAGATCGGCGAAGTCCATGACGGCGCCGCCACGATGGACTTTATGGATCAGGAAGCCGAGCGCGGCATCACGATCACGTCGGCCGCGACGACCTGTTTCTGGACCGGCCGCGATGGCAAGAAGCGCCGCCTGAACATCATCGACACCCCAGGTCACGTCGACTTCACGATCGAAGTCGAGCGGTCGCTGCGCGTGCTCGACGGCGCGGTCTGCGTCCTCGACTCGAACCAGGGCGTCGAGCCGCAGACGGAAACCGTCTGGCGTCAGGGCGACAAATACAACGTTCCACGCATCATCTTCGCCAACAAGATGGATAAGACCGGCGCTGACTTCTACATGTGCGTCGAAGACATCAAGACGAAGCTCGGCGCGCGACCGGTGCCGTTGCAGATTCCGATTGGCGCGGAATCGAATTTCCAAGGCGTCGTCGATCTCATCAAGATGAAATCCTACATCTGGGATGGCGACGGCAAGGACGCCAAGATGGTCGAGGGCGAGATCCCCGCCGACCTCGTCGATAAAGCCAATGAATTCCGCGCCGCGATGATCGAGGCCGCGGTCGAGATGGACGACACGGCGCTCGAGGCGTTCCTTGAAGGTAAGGAACCCGACGCCGACACGCTGCGCAAGCTGATCCGCAAGGCGACTGTCAAAGGCGCCTTCTATCCGATGTTCTGCGGCTCCGCCTTCAAGAACAAGGGTGTGCAGCCGCTGCTCGATGCCGTCGTCGATTTTCTGCCTGCGCCGGTCGATCGCGAAGCCTATAAGGGCATCGATCCGAAGACGGGCGATGAGCTGCTGCGGAAGCCGTCCGACAGTGAGCCGCTGTCGATGATCGCGTTCAAGATCATGAGCTTCGAGCATGTCGGCTCGATCACGTTCTGCCGCATCTATTCGGGCAAACTCGAGCAGGGTATGGCGCTGGCGAATACCTCGCGCGACAAGAAAGAGCGCGCCGGCCGCATGTATTTGATGCACGCCGCCGACCGCGAGGAAATCAAGGAAGCCTTTGCCGGCGACATCGTCGCTCTGCAGGGTTTGAAAGATACACGCACCGGCGAGACGCTTTGCGATCCGGCGAAGCCTGTCATTCTTGAAAAGATGGAGTTCCCCGAACCCGTCATCGAGATGAAGATCGAGCCGAAGACGAAGGCTGATCAGGAAAAAATGGCGATCGCGCTCAATACGCTGTCGCTCGAAGACCCCTCGTTCCGCGTGTCGGTTCATCCCGAGTCCGGCGAGACGATCCTCAAGGGCATGGGCGAGCTCCATCTCGACATCAAGGTCGATATTCTGAAGCGTACGTACGGCGTTGAAGCAATGACGGGCGCGCCGCAGGTTGCTTACCGCGAAACGCTCGCGCGTCCGACCGAGATCGACTACACGCACAAGAAGCAGACGGGCGGTACGGGTCAGTTCGCGCGCGTCAAGCTGAAGCTCGAGCCGAATGAAGTCGGCAAAGGCAATGAGTTCTCGACCTCGATCGTCGGCGGTTCGATCCCGAAGGAATACATCCCGGGCGTCGAAAAGGGCGTCAAGTCCGTCTGGGACAATGGTATCCTGATCGGCTTCCCGATGGTCGACATGAAAGTCAATCTGTTCGACGGCGCCTTCCACGAGGTGGACTCGTCCGCGATCGCCTTCGAAATCGCGACGCGTGCGGCCATGAAGGAAGGTTGCGAAAAGGCGGGCGTCAAGATCCTTGAGCCCGTCATGGACGTCGAGGTCGTGTCGCCGGGCGAGTTCGTCGGCGGCATCATCGGCGACATCAACTCGCGGCGCGGCCAGATCCGCACGCAGGAGATGCGCGGCAACGCGACGGTGATCCGTGCGTATGTCCCGCTGGCGAACATGTTCGGTTACATCAACACGCTGCGCTCGATGTCGACCGGTCGTGCGCAGTACACGATGCAGTTTGCACATTACGCGGACGTTCCGCGTAACGTCGCCGACGAAGTCAAAGCGAAGTACGCCTGA
- the rpsG gene encoding 30S ribosomal protein S7, protein MSRRHAAQKREVIPDPKFNDLVVTKFMNAVMEDGKKSVAERMVYGAFEKMEQKGKANPLDLFRQALENVMPAVEVRSRRVGGATYQVPVEVRNERRQALAIRWLIAAARSRNESTLIDKLSGELLDAANNRGTAVKKREDTHKMAEANRAFSHYRW, encoded by the coding sequence ATGTCTCGTCGTCACGCGGCGCAAAAGCGGGAAGTGATCCCGGATCCGAAGTTCAACGACCTCGTCGTCACCAAGTTCATGAACGCGGTGATGGAGGACGGTAAGAAGTCGGTTGCGGAGCGCATGGTTTATGGCGCGTTCGAAAAGATGGAGCAGAAGGGCAAGGCGAACCCGCTCGATCTGTTCAGGCAGGCGCTCGAAAACGTCATGCCGGCGGTCGAGGTTCGTTCTCGTCGCGTCGGTGGCGCCACGTACCAGGTGCCGGTCGAAGTGCGTAACGAGCGCCGTCAGGCTCTTGCGATCCGCTGGCTGATCGCCGCCGCCCGTTCGCGCAACGAGTCGACGCTGATCGACAAACTTTCGGGCGAATTGCTCGACGCCGCGAACAATCGCGGCACTGCAGTCAAGAAGCGGGAAGATACGCACAAGATGGCGGAAGCCAATCGCGCCTTCTCGCACTACCGCTGGTAG
- the rpsL gene encoding 30S ribosomal protein S12 encodes MPTIQQLIRKPRVKPVYREKSRHMEACPQKRGVCTRVYTTTPKKPNSALRKVAKIRLTNGYEVIGYIPGEGHNLQEHSVVLIRGGRVKDLPGVRYHIVRGVLDTQGVAARRQRRSKYGAKRPK; translated from the coding sequence ATGCCGACGATACAACAGTTGATCCGTAAGCCGCGCGTAAAGCCGGTCTATCGCGAGAAATCGCGCCACATGGAAGCCTGCCCGCAGAAGCGGGGCGTCTGCACGCGCGTTTACACGACGACGCCGAAGAAGCCGAACTCGGCACTCCGCAAGGTCGCCAAGATCCGGTTGACGAACGGCTATGAAGTCATCGGCTATATCCCGGGCGAGGGTCACAACCTTCAGGAACACTCCGTCGTGCTCATCCGCGGCGGCCGCGTGAAGGACTTACCGGGCGTTCGCTATCACATCGTCCGCGGCGTGCTCGACACGCAGGGCGTTGCGGCGCGCCGTCAGCGGCGTTCGAAATACGGTGCGAAGCGGCCGAAGTAA
- the rpoC gene encoding DNA-directed RNA polymerase subunit beta', with protein sequence MNEITNIFKSQAPVPTFDQIRISIASPEDILSWSYGEIKKPETINYRTFKPERDGLFCARIFGPIKDYECLCGKYKRMKYKGLICEKCGVEVTLAKVRRERMGHIELAAPVAHIWFLKSLPSRIGLLMDMALKDLERVLYFENYVVIEPGTTPFQEKQLLTEEQYNQAIDEYGADTFTAGIGAEAIRELLSAMDLPKIAADLRQEIAEATTELKPKKLGKRLKVIEAFMESGNRPEWMILTQVPVIPPELRPLVPLDGGRFATSDLNDLYRRVINRNNRLKRLMELRAPDIIIRNEKRMLQEAVDALFDNGRRGRVITGANKRPLKSLADMLKGKQGRFRQNLLGKRVDYSGRSVIVVGPELKLHQCGLPKKMALELFKPFIYARLQTLGQAATVKQAKKLVEKEKPEVWDVLDEVIREHPVMLNRAPTLHRLGIQAFEPQLIEGKAIQLHPLVCAAFNADFDGDQMAVHVPLSLEAQLEARVLMMSTNNILHPANGQPIIVPSQDIVLGLYYLSMMRDGEPGEGMMFGSINEVQHALEAKAVSLHAKVKGRFITKDEAGEEVVEIHETTPGRLLLAENLPKMPGVKFALVNQLLTKKNISGMIDAVYRNCGQKETVIFCDRIMALGFHHAFKAGISFGKDDMLIPDTKEKIVEKTNVEVRDFEQQYQDGLITQLEKYNKVVDAWSRCTDQIAKEMMDRISAVQKDPTTGRDRPINSVYMMSHSGARGSPAQMKQLAGMRGLMTKPSGEIIETPIISNFKEGLSVLEYFNSTHGARKGLADTALKTANSGYLTRRLVDVAQDAIISEVDCGTDAGINVQAVVDAGQVIVSLAARVLGRTAAEDIKHPVTGEVLVANGELIEERHAEAIAKAEIQEVRIRSVLTCETISGVCAKCYGRDLARGTPVNIGEAVGVIAAQSIGEPGTQLTMRTFHIGGTANLVDSSFIESNFNGTVKLKNRAIAKDSKGQNVATSRIMSVIIVDQSGKELATHKITYGARVFVDEGDTVKRGTKIAQWDPYTRPILSEANGTVDFEDLIEGASVREQTDEMKGTSNRVIVDWRASPRGAELKPAIVIKDSKGKPIKVARGGDARYLLSVDAVLSVDRGTDVKAGDVLARIPTASAKSGDITGGLPRVAELFEARRPKDHAILADISGTIEFGKDYKNKQRITIKPDDETQEPVEYLIPRGKSLAVQHGDRVERGDFVYDGNPAPHDILAIKGVEELANYLINEIQDVYRLQGVTINDKHIEVIVRQMLQKVEITDAGETELIKGEQLDRIEFDEVNAAAQKAGKRAATATPVLLGITKASLQTRSFISAASFQETTRVLTDAAVNGKSDTLEGLKENVIVGRLIPAGTGGMLRQLRKVATQRDELIAKEKAKSANLPSPDGATGPAARRRRRPQEEAAE encoded by the coding sequence ATGAACGAAATTACCAACATCTTTAAATCGCAGGCTCCGGTCCCGACCTTCGATCAGATCCGCATCTCGATCGCCTCGCCCGAGGACATCCTTTCCTGGTCCTACGGTGAGATCAAGAAGCCCGAGACGATCAACTACCGCACGTTCAAGCCCGAGCGCGACGGTCTCTTCTGCGCGCGCATCTTCGGACCGATCAAGGACTACGAGTGTTTGTGCGGCAAGTACAAGCGCATGAAGTACAAGGGTCTGATCTGCGAAAAGTGCGGCGTCGAGGTAACGCTTGCAAAGGTGCGCCGCGAGCGCATGGGCCACATCGAGCTTGCAGCTCCGGTCGCGCACATCTGGTTCCTGAAGTCGCTGCCGTCGCGCATCGGCTTGCTTATGGATATGGCGCTGAAGGATCTTGAGCGCGTTCTCTATTTCGAGAACTATGTCGTCATCGAGCCGGGCACGACGCCGTTCCAGGAAAAGCAACTCCTGACGGAAGAGCAGTACAACCAGGCCATCGACGAGTACGGCGCCGATACGTTCACGGCCGGCATCGGTGCGGAAGCGATCCGCGAGCTTCTGTCTGCGATGGACCTTCCGAAGATCGCAGCCGATCTTCGCCAGGAAATCGCAGAAGCGACGACGGAGCTGAAACCGAAGAAGCTCGGCAAGCGCCTGAAAGTCATCGAAGCCTTCATGGAATCGGGCAACCGCCCCGAGTGGATGATCCTGACGCAGGTTCCGGTCATTCCACCGGAATTGCGCCCGCTCGTGCCGCTCGACGGCGGCCGCTTCGCAACGTCCGACCTCAACGATCTTTATCGCCGCGTCATCAACCGCAACAATCGTCTGAAGCGGCTGATGGAACTCAGAGCGCCGGACATCATCATCCGCAACGAAAAGCGGATGCTGCAGGAAGCTGTTGACGCGCTCTTCGACAACGGCCGCCGCGGCCGCGTCATCACTGGCGCCAACAAGCGTCCGCTGAAGTCGCTGGCCGACATGCTCAAGGGCAAGCAGGGCCGCTTTCGCCAGAACCTGCTCGGCAAGCGTGTCGACTATTCGGGCCGCTCGGTCATCGTCGTCGGTCCGGAACTGAAGCTGCATCAGTGCGGCTTGCCGAAGAAGATGGCGCTCGAGTTGTTCAAGCCGTTCATCTATGCGCGGCTGCAGACGCTCGGCCAGGCGGCAACCGTGAAGCAGGCGAAAAAGCTCGTCGAAAAGGAGAAGCCGGAAGTCTGGGACGTCCTCGATGAGGTCATCCGCGAGCATCCGGTGATGCTGAACCGTGCGCCGACGCTGCACCGGCTCGGTATCCAGGCGTTCGAGCCGCAACTGATCGAAGGCAAGGCGATCCAGCTTCACCCGCTGGTCTGCGCGGCCTTCAATGCCGACTTCGACGGCGACCAGATGGCCGTGCACGTTCCGCTGTCGCTCGAAGCGCAGCTCGAAGCGCGCGTCCTGATGATGTCGACGAACAACATCCTGCATCCTGCGAACGGTCAGCCGATCATCGTGCCGTCGCAGGACATCGTCCTGGGTCTTTATTATCTGTCGATGATGCGCGACGGCGAGCCGGGCGAAGGCATGATGTTCGGCTCGATCAACGAGGTGCAGCACGCGCTCGAAGCCAAGGCCGTGTCGCTCCACGCCAAGGTCAAGGGCCGCTTCATCACGAAGGACGAGGCCGGCGAAGAGGTCGTCGAGATTCACGAGACGACGCCGGGCCGCCTCCTGCTCGCCGAGAATCTTCCGAAGATGCCGGGCGTCAAGTTCGCGCTCGTCAACCAGCTTCTGACGAAGAAGAACATCTCCGGCATGATCGACGCCGTTTACCGCAACTGCGGTCAGAAGGAGACGGTGATCTTCTGCGACCGCATCATGGCGCTCGGCTTCCATCATGCGTTCAAGGCGGGCATCTCGTTCGGCAAGGACGACATGCTGATCCCGGACACCAAGGAGAAGATCGTCGAGAAGACGAACGTCGAAGTGCGCGATTTCGAGCAGCAGTATCAGGACGGCCTGATCACCCAGCTTGAGAAATACAACAAGGTCGTCGACGCCTGGTCACGTTGCACGGACCAGATCGCGAAGGAGATGATGGATCGCATTTCGGCGGTTCAGAAGGATCCAACGACCGGCCGCGACCGGCCGATCAACTCGGTCTATATGATGAGCCATTCGGGTGCGCGCGGTTCGCCGGCGCAGATGAAGCAGCTTGCCGGTATGCGCGGCCTGATGACCAAGCCTTCGGGCGAGATCATCGAGACGCCGATCATCTCGAACTTCAAGGAAGGGCTTTCCGTTCTCGAGTACTTCAACTCGACGCACGGCGCCCGCAAGGGTCTGGCCGATACCGCCTTGAAGACGGCGAACTCCGGCTACTTGACGCGTCGTCTCGTCGACGTCGCCCAGGACGCCATCATCTCGGAAGTCGATTGCGGAACCGATGCCGGCATCAACGTGCAGGCCGTCGTCGACGCCGGTCAGGTGATCGTGTCGCTCGCGGCGCGCGTGCTTGGCCGTACGGCTGCTGAGGACATCAAGCATCCCGTTACGGGCGAGGTCCTCGTTGCCAATGGCGAGCTGATCGAGGAGCGTCACGCCGAAGCGATCGCCAAGGCGGAAATCCAGGAAGTTCGTATCCGCTCGGTTCTGACCTGCGAGACGATCAGCGGTGTCTGCGCCAAGTGCTACGGCCGCGATCTTGCGCGCGGTACGCCGGTCAACATCGGTGAAGCTGTCGGCGTCATCGCCGCGCAGTCGATCGGTGAGCCGGGCACGCAGCTCACGATGCGTACGTTCCACATCGGCGGCACGGCGAACCTCGTCGACTCGTCGTTCATCGAGTCCAACTTCAACGGCACGGTTAAGCTCAAGAACCGCGCCATCGCGAAGGATTCGAAGGGCCAGAACGTCGCGACGAGCCGCATCATGTCGGTCATCATCGTCGATCAGTCCGGCAAGGAGCTCGCGACGCACAAGATCACGTACGGCGCGCGCGTCTTCGTCGACGAGGGCGATACCGTGAAGCGCGGCACCAAGATCGCGCAGTGGGATCCCTACACCCGTCCGATCCTGTCGGAGGCAAACGGCACGGTCGACTTCGAGGACTTGATCGAAGGCGCGTCCGTCCGCGAGCAGACCGACGAGATGAAGGGCACATCGAACCGCGTCATCGTCGATTGGCGCGCGTCTCCGCGTGGCGCCGAGCTGAAGCCGGCGATCGTGATCAAGGACTCGAAGGGCAAGCCGATCAAGGTCGCGCGTGGCGGCGATGCGCGCTACCTGCTGTCGGTCGACGCCGTACTTTCGGTCGATCGCGGTACCGACGTGAAGGCGGGCGACGTGCTCGCGCGTATTCCGACGGCGTCGGCGAAATCGGGCGACATCACGGGCGGTCTGCCGCGTGTTGCGGAACTCTTCGAGGCTCGCCGTCCCAAGGATCACGCGATCCTGGCGGACATCTCGGGCACCATCGAGTTCGGCAAAGACTACAAGAACAAGCAGCGCATCACGATCAAGCCTGACGACGAGACGCAAGAGCCCGTCGAATACTTGATCCCGCGCGGCAAGAGCTTGGCCGTCCAGCACGGTGACCGCGTCGAGCGTGGCGATTTCGTCTACGACGGCAACCCGGCGCCGCACGACATCCTGGCCATCAAGGGCGTCGAGGAACTCGCGAACTATCTGATCAACGAGATCCAGGACGTCTATCGGCTGCAGGGCGTGACGATCAACGACAAGCACATCGAGGTCATCGTTCGCCAGATGCTGCAGAAGGTCGAGATCACGGATGCCGGCGAGACGGAACTGATCAAGGGCGAGCAGCTTGACCGCATCGAGTTCGATGAAGTCAACGCCGCGGCTCAGAAGGCGGGTAAGCGGGCCGCGACGGCAACGCCCGTGTTGCTCGGCATCACGAAGGCCTCGCTGCAGACGCGCTCGTTTATCTCGGCGGCGTCCTTCCAGGAGACGACGCGCGTTCTGACCGACGCCGCCGTCAACGGCAAGTCTGACACCCTCGAGGGCTTGAAAGAGAACGTCATCGTTGGGCGCCTGATCCCGGCCGGTACGGGCGGCATGCTGCGCCAGCTTCGCAAAGTTGCGACGCAGCGCGACGAGCTGATTGCGAAGGAAAAGGCGAAGTCGGCAAATCTGCCGTCGCCGGATGGAGCGACAGGCCCGGCGGCGCGCCGTCGTCGTCGCCCGCAGGAGGAAGCCGCGGAATAA